The DNA region TGCTCGCCGCCGGAGACCAGCGTCCAGCCGCGGGCGGCGACCGCCGTGCCCACCTCTTCGGCCAGCCGGACGTACCGGGCGTCGACCGCGTCCGAGGAGCTGCAGAAGACACACACCGAAAGAGCCATGGAAACCGTCCCGTCCGATCCGTTGTGCACAGGAGTCAAAGGAGTGGTGCTCGCGTGAGGGCCGTCGTCGAGAAGAGTGCGGAACTGCCGCACGGGACCGTCCACGTGTGGTGGGGGACGGTGGGCGAGCTGCGCCCGCACCACCGCGACCTGCTCGGCGCGGAGGAGCGGGAGCGCCTCGCGCAGCTGGTCAGGCCCGATGCGGTGGCCCGGTTCGTGATGGGCTGCGCCCTGATCAGACGGGCCGTGGGCGGCTACACGGGCCTCGCGCCCCGTGACGTACCGGTCGTCCGGGCCTGCGACGGATGCGGCGGACCGCACGGCAAGCCCCGGGTGGCCCTGGACGAGTCCTTCGAACTGTCCCTGTCCCACTCGGGCGACCACATCGCCCTCGCCGTGGCCCGGGAGACACCCGTGGGCATCGACGTCGAGTGCGACGACGGAACCATCGACCTGCCGGGACTCGCGCCCCGCATGCTGGCGCCCGCGGAGACGGCCGCCTACCGGGAGCTCCCGGAAACCGCGCGCCGGCGCCGGCTGCTCTCGGTGTGGACGTGCAAGGAGGCGGCACTGAAGGCGACCGGTGACGGACTGCGGTTCCCCATGAACCGGCTGGGCGTCGACGATCCGGAGGGCGCGCCGCGGCTCACGCACTGGGAGGGCCGGCCCGGGCTCGCCGAGGAGATGCGGCTGGCCCGGCTCGACGCGCCGCCCGGCTACGCCGCGGTGCTCGCCGTGCTCGGACCGCCCGGATTCGCCGTACGGCACGGGGAGTTCGCGGACCTGACCGGGGCCGACGCGCCTCATGAGCGGGCGGCCCGGTCGGCCGCCACCAGCCGCGCGGCCTCGGCCCGCAGCGCCACCTTGTTCACCTTGCCGACGCCGGCCAGCGGCAGCGCCTCCACCGGTACGAGCCGCTCCGGCAGCTTGTAGCGGGCAAGCCCCTTGTCCTCCAGGTGGCGCCGCAGCACGCGCAGGGCCGGCAGGCCGTCCTCGGTGCCCACGGCGAACAGGCACACGGCTTCCCCGTACAGCGGATGCGGCATCGCGACCGCCGCGACGGCGCGGACGCCCGGATGGGTCAGGACGACGGCCTCCAGCTCGTCCGCGGGGATCTTCTCGCCGCCCCGGTTGATGACGTCCTTCACCCGCCCCGCGACCACCAGATTGCCGCTGGGGTGCAGCCGCACCAGGTCGCCGGTGCGGTAGTAGCCGTCCGCGGTGAACGCGCGGGCGTTGCCCTCGTCCTCGCCGTAGTAGCCGGCCAGCACGCTCGGGCCCCGGGTGAGGAGTTCGCCGGTCTCCCCGGGGCCGACCTCGCGGCCGGACTCGTCGACGACGAGGAGGTCGTCGCCGGGGGCGGAGGGGCGGCCCTGGGTCTCGTCGACCACCGCGTCCGGGTCGTCGAGCCGGGTGAAGTTCAGCAGGCCCTCGCTCATGCCGTAGACCTGCTGGACCTGACAGCCCAGCCGCTCGCGGACCCGGCGGGCGGTGGTGGCGTCGAGGCGCGCGCCACCGATCTGCAGCACCTGAAGGCTCGTCAGATCGTAGGTGCCCTCCTCGGTGCCCTCCTCGGCGGCGGCGAGCCACTGGAGCAGGACCGCGGGGGCGAGCGCGCAGTGCGTCACCCCTTCGCGCTCGACGAGCGCGAGGGTCCGTCGGGGGTCGTCGGGGGAGTCGAGGACGATCCGGCCGCCGCGCGAGAGTGTGCCGAGGATCCCGGGGTGGCCCAGGACGAAGCTGTGCGAGGCCGGCATCACCGCCAGGTAGACGGACGACTCGGTGAGCCCGGACACCTCGGCCGCGGAGTCGATCACATGCCCGAACGCCTCGTGGGGGCGGGGTATCGCCTTCGGCGGGCCGGTGGTCCCGCTGGAGAGCAGGAACAGTGCGTTGTCCCGCGGAGAGGGCGGCTCCGGGGCGTCGCCCGCGGCTTCGTCCGCGGCGTTGCGCGGCCCGTGGTTCGGGGCCTCGACGCCGGGCAGTACGCCGCCCAGGGCCAGCGCCGTGAGGTCGGCCAGGCCCGCCGGGGCCGGTGCGTCCGTCCGGGCCGGTGCGTCCGTCCGGGCCGGCGTGTCCGTACGGACCGGCACGTCCGGGTCCGCCGTGCTCCGGTCCTCGCGGGTCACGAGCAGGGTGCGGATGCCCGGGTGGCGCTCCCGCAGGCGCTCGGCCATGGCCAGATGGTCGAAGCGGCGCGAGCGGCGCGGCACGGCCAGCGCGACCGGCTTGGTGACGCTCAGGACGTGCTCGAGTTCGTGCTCGCGCAGCGCCGGCAGGGCCACCACCGGAGGCGCGCCCAGCCGGATCAGGGCGAGCGTGGTGACCACGTACTCCAGGCCGTTGGGCAGCTGGACGAGCACATGGTCGCCGCGGCCGATGCCGAGGCCGCGCAGCCGGGCCGCCGCCGTGTCGACGGCCGTGGCGAGTTCGCCGTACGTGAGGCGGTCGCCGCCGTCGACGACGGCACAGCGGTCCGGGTGGGCCGCCGACGCGGCGAGTGCCACGTCGGTGACGAGCTCGGGTCGCCACCAGCCGCGCCGGCGGTACTCCTCGGCGCGCTCCGCGGGGACGCGCACGGTGCCGTCGGTCATCGGGCGCCCTCTCCGGCGGCCTCGGCCCCGGCTCCGGCCGCGTTCCCCGCCTCCCGGTCGATCGCCCCGGCCAGTTCGGCCAGGGAGTAGTCGTGCCGGTCCCAGAGGTCGACCCGCGCCCGCAGCCGCTCCTCGATCTCCAGCTCCAGCTGCGCGGTCTCGGTGGAGTCCAGGGCGAGACCGGACCGCAGCCGGCAGCCGGGCGTCAGCTCGTCCTCCGCCACGCCCAGCTCCATGAGAATGCTGCGCAGTTCATCGAGAGTCGCGTTCACAGAACCTCCTGGAGAAGGGCTTTCTCCGCGCGGGCTTTTGACGGTAAACCGGATGCCGGGCGGCCTTAATTCACGTGATGTGCCGTCATGCTAGCGCCCCGCCTGTTGCGATATTTCTCCGCTGCGCGGGAGTTCCGCACTTCTTTAGCGTCCGATATCCGGCCGACTGGCGAACTTTAAGTTCGGTTTTAGGCGGCTCGATTACGTTGTTTCTCTCGGACAAATTGGATCGCCAGGCTTTCGGTTGGAAGGGCTTGAACAGATGACGGCGGAAGCGAATCCCGTGCCGGCCACGTCCGGAACGGAGCGCGCGGAGGATGACCTGACCCCGTACGGCGGGGTGGTGGCCGATGCGGCCTGGCGCGATGAGGTGCTGCGGCTCGCCGAACAGCACAACGCGGTGATCCTCGCGCACAATTACCAACTCCCGGAGATCCAGGAGATCGCCCACCACGTGGGCGACTCCCTCGGACTGAGCCGGATCGCCGCCGAGTGCGACGCCGACACGATCGTGTTCTGCGGCGTCCACTTCATGGCGGAGACGGCGAAGATGCTGGCCCCCGAGAAGCGGGTCATCATTCCGGACGCCCGGGCCGGCTGCTCGCTGGCCGACTCCATCACCGCCGCGGAGCTGCGGGAGTGGAAAGCCGAGCACCCGGGCGCCGTGGTGGTCTCGTACGTGAACACCACCGCCGAGGTGAAAGCGGAGACCGATATCTGCTGCACCTCCTCCAACGCGGTCGAGGTGGTCGAGTCGATCCCGGCCGACCGCGAGGTCCTCTTCTGCCCGGACCAGTTCCTCGGCGCCCACGTCAAGCGCGAGACCGGCCGGCAGAACATGCACATCTGGGCCGGCGAATGCCATGTGCACGCCGGTATCAATGGGCCCGAGCTGGCCGACCAGGCGGCCGCCAACCCCGACGCCGACCTCTTCGTCCACCCGGAGTGCGGCTGCGCCACCTCCGCGCTCTACCTCGCGGGCGAGGGCATCGTGCCCGAGGAGCGGGTGCGGATCCTCTCCACCGGCGGGATGCTCGACGCGGCCCGCGAGACCGGGGCCCGCTCCGTGCTCGTCGCGACCGAGATCGGGATGCTGCACCAACTGCGCAAGGCCGCGCCGGAGATCGACTTCCGGGCCGTCAACGAGCGCGCCTCCTGCCGCTACATGAAGATGATCACGCCGGCCGCGCTGCTGCGCGCGCTGCGCGAGGGCGCCGACGAGGTGCACGTGGACCCGGAGGTCGCCGCGCGCGGCCGGGAGTCCGTGCGGCGGATGATCGCCATCGGCCGGCCGGGCGGTGGCGAATGACCGATCCGCGCTGGGCGGCCCGCGCGGACCTCGTGGTGGTGGGGACCGGCGTCGCCGGCCTCACCGCCGCGCTCACCGCCGCCGAACTCGGGCTGCGGGTCCTGGTGGTGACCAAGGGCGGTCCCGGCGACGGCAACACCCGGCACGCCCAGGGCGGCGTGGCCGTCGTGCTGCCGGCCGCGCACGAGCCCGGGGACACGGTCGGGCGGCACGCCCGGGACACCCACGTGGCCGGAGCCGGACTCTGCGAGCAGGACGCCGTCGAACGGATCGTCACCTACGGTCCTGACGCGGTCGAGCGGCTGCGCCGGACCGGCGCCCGGTTCGACACCGGCGACGACGGCGCGCTCGCCCGTACCCGCGAGGGCGGTCACAGCGCCTTCCGCATCCTCCGCGCCGGCGGCGACGCCACCGGCGCGGAGGTGGAGCGGGCCCTCCTCGCGGCCGCCCGTGACCGGCGCGTCGCCGTGCTGACCGGACACACCGCCCTGGACGTGCTGCGCACGCCCGGCGGCGCGGTGGCGGGCCTCGCGGTGCTCGACTCGGCCGCCGTGCCGGGCCTGATCAGCGCCCCGGCCGTGCTCCTCGCCACCGGCGGCCTCGGCCAGCTCTACCGGGCGACGTCCAACGCGGAGGGCGCCACCGGCGACGGGCTCGCCCTCGCGCTGCGCGCCGGAGCGAGCCTGGCGGACCTTGAATTCGTCCAGTTCCACCCGACCGTGCTGTTCACCGGCCCCGGCGCGCACGGCCGCCGGCCGCTCGTCACCGAAGCCGTACGGGGCGAGGGCGGCGTCCTGGTGGACACCCGCGGAGAGCGGGTGATGGCCGGCGTGCACCCGCTCGCCGACCTCGCCCCGCGCGACGTCGTGGCCGCCGCGATCACCCGCCGCATGGCGGAGACGGGCAGCGACCACGTCCTCCTTGACGCCACCCACCTCGGGCCGGAGGCCTTCCGGCGCCGGTTCCCGACCGTCCACGCCATGTGCGCCGCCGCCGGCGTCGACCCGTCGCGTGAGCCCATCCCGGTCGCGCCCGCGGCCCACTTCGCCTGCGGCGGAGTCGTCGCGACCGTCGACGGCCGCACCGAGGTGCCCGGCCTGTACGCGGCCGGCGAGGTCGCCCGTACCGGACTCCACGGAGCCAACCGGCTCGCCTCCAACAGCCTGCTCGAAGGGCTCGTGGTGGGGGAGCGGGCGGCGCGGGCCGCCGCGGCCGATCTGCGCGACCGCGCCCCGGCGGATCCGGACGCCGCCGGATGGCCGGACCGCACCGCGCCCGCGGCGGTGGCGGACCGCGCCGTCCTGCAGCGGACGATGACCCGCCACGCGGGCATCGGCCGCACCGCGGCCGGCCTGGCGGAGGCCGCCGGCACCGTCGCCGCCGTCTCCCACCGCCACCCGCTCGACTCGGCCCGCGCGGTCGAGGACGCGGCCCTCACCCTGGTGGCCGACGCCCTTCTCGCCGCCGCGGCCGAGCGCCGCGAGACCCGCGGCTGCCATGTCCGCACCGACTTCCCCGACACCGACGACACCGCCTGGGGCCGCTCGACGACCGTGCGCCTGGCCGAGTCCACCGGTCGGCCGGTCGTCAACCGTCCCGTTCCCGTGGGAGGAGCAGCATGATCGCCGAGGTCTGGTCGCCCGCGACCGACGAGCGGCTGCGCGCCGCCGGCGTCGACGTCGAGAGCGCCTGGTGCGTGGTCGTCACCGCGCTGCTGGACGGGTCCACCGGTCGGCCGGTCGTCAACCGTCCCGTTCCCGTGGGAGGAGCAGCATGATCGCCGAGGTGTGGTCGCCCGCGACCGACGAGCGGCTGTGCGCCGCCGGCGTCGACGTCGAGGACGCGCGCCGCGTCGTCGTCACCGCGCTGGAGGAGGACCTCCGTTACGGCGCCGACGCCACCACCGACGCCACCGTGCCCGCCGAGGCCGTCACCGAGGCGGTCGTCGGCTCGCGGCAGTCCGGAGTGCTTGCCGGGCTGCCGGTGGCCCTTGCCGTGCTCGACCTCGTCACCGGCGGCCGGTACGAGGTCGCCGAGTGCCGGGCGGACGGGGACCGGCTCGGCCCCGGTGACGTGGCGCTCCGGGTGACCGCACCCACCCGCGAACTGCTGCTCGCCGAGCGCACCATGCTCAACCTGCTGTGCCATCTCTCCGGCATCGCCACCCTCACGGCCCGGTGGACCGACGAGCTGGCGGGCACGGGCTGCACGGTCCGGGACAGCCGCAAGACCCTGCCGGGCCTGCGCCTGCTCGAGAAGTACGCGGTGCGCCGCGGCGGCGGCGAGAACCACCGTCTCGGCCTCGGCGACTCGATCCTGATCAAGGACAACCACATCGTCGCCGCCGGCTCGGCGGGCGCCGCGCTGCGCGCCGCCCGCGCCCACGCCGGGCAGCTGCCCTGCGAGATCGAGGTGACCACCCTCGACGAGCTCGACGAGGTGCTGGCCCTCGGCGCCGACGAGGTGATGCTGGACAACTTCACCGTCGAGCAGTGCGCCGAGGCGGTCCGCCGCCGCGACGCCGCGGGCACCCGCACCCGCCTGGAGGCCTCCGGCGGCCTCACCCTCGACGTGGCCGCCGGGTACGCCCGCACCGGCGTCGACCTGCTCGCCGTCGGCGCGCTGACCCACTCGGCGCCCGCCCTGGACCTGGGGCTGGACTTCGCCCCCCACACCGAAGGAGGAGAGGGGCAGCGATGAGCCGACGAGAGACGGCCACCGCCGACACCGCCACCGCCGACGTCCCCGACGACCGCATCGCGGTGGTCGGCATCGGCTGCCGGTTCCCCGGCGCCGACGGACCCGGGGCGTTCTGGCGCAATCTGCGGGACGGCACCGAGAGCGTCACCTTCTTCGACGACCGGCAACTGGCGGCCGCGGGCGTGCCGGAGGCGCTGCGCGCCGACCCCGCCTTCGTCGGCGCCCAGGCCGTGCTCGAGGACGAGTTCGGCTTCGACGCGGGCCTCTTCGGCATCAACCCCCGGGAGGCGGACATCATGGATCCGCAGCACCGGCTGATGCTGATGTGCGCGTGGGAGGCGCTCGAGGACAGCGGACGCCGTCCCGACCGGCTCGGCGGCAAGGTCGGCGTCTTCGCCGGCGGCTACCGCAGCGACTACCTCCGGCATGTGCGCACCGACGGCGACGCGGCCGCGGAGTTCGCCCGCGACGTCGCCAACGACAGCGACTACCTGGCGACCCGCGTCTCGTACAAACTCAATCTGACCGGCCCGTCGGTGACCGTGCAGACCGCCTGCTCCACCTCCCTGGTCGCCGTGCACCTCGCCTGCCAGAGCCTGCTCCTCGGCGAGTCCGACACGGCGCTCGCCGGCGGTGCCACGGTCCGCTCGGGCCACCAGCGCGGATACGTCTTCCAGCGCGGCGGCATCCTCTCCTCCGACGGGCACTGCCGCGCCTTCGACGCCGCCGCCGAGGGCACCGTCATCGGCGACGGCGTGGGCGTCGTCGTGCTGCGCCGGCTGGCCGACGCCCTCGCCGACGGCGACCCGATCCGGGCCGTGATCCTCGGCTCCGCCGTCGGCAACGACGGCGCCGACCGGGTCGGCTTCACCGCCCCGGGCGTACAGGGCCAGTCCGAGGTGATCCGCACCGCCCTGGAACGCGCCGGAGCACATCCCCACACCATCGGCTACGTCGAGACGCACGGCAGCGGCACGCCGCTCGGCGACCGCATCGAGGTCGACGCGCTCGACCGCGCCTTCCGGGCCGCCGGCTGGCGCGAGGGCGACTGCGCCCTCGGCTCGGTCAAGACGAACATCGGGCACACGCACGCCGCCGCCGGCATCGCCGGTCTGATCAAGACGGTCCTCTCGCTCCAGCACCGGATGCTGCCGCCGACCCTGCACTTCGAGCGGCCCAACCCGCGCATCCGCTTCGCCCGCACCCCCTTCCGGGTCAACGCCGAACTCACCGCCTGGACGGCCGACTCCGGCCCGCTGCGGGCCGGGGTCAGCTCGTTCGGGCTGGGCGGTACGGGCGCGCACGTCGTCCTGGAGCAGGCACCGGAGCCGGTCCGTGCCCAGGAGGACGGGCCGGACCGGGCCGAGCCCCGTGCCGACTGGCAGCTGCTTCCGGTCTCCGCCCGCACCCCGGAGGGCGCCGAGCAGGCTGCCGAGCGGCTGGCCGCACACCTCGCGGACCGGCCCGGCCTGCGGCTCGCCGACGTGGCCCGGACCCTCCAGGACGGCCGGAGCCACTTCCCGCACCGGCGGATCGCCCTCGCCCGCGACCTGGACGGGGCCGTCGCCGCACTGCGCGGCGGGTCGGCCGACGCCCTCTTCGCCGGCCGGGCGGCGGACGACGCTCCGCCGGTCGCCTTCCTGCTGACCGGTCTCGGCGACCAGTACCCCCAGATGGGGCGTCAGCTCTACGAGACCGAACCGGTCTTCCGCGCCGAGGTGGACCGCTGCGCGGCCCTGCTGAAGGAGCGGTCCGGCATCGATCTGCCCGCCGCGCTCTACCCCGGGCCGGCCCCCGCCCCCGCCGCCGAGCCGGACCAGGGACCCGACCTGCGCAGGCTGCTCGGCCGCGGGACGGACCCGGTCGACGGTCTGAGCGAGACCGAACAGGCCCAGCCGGCCCTGTTCGTCGTGGAGTACGCGCTGGCCAGGCTGCTCGAACACTGGGGGGTCCGGCCGGACGCCCTCATCGGCTACAGCCTCGGCGAGTACGTCGCGGCCTGCCTGTCGGGCGTGCTCACCCTGGAGGACGCGCTGACCCTGGTGGCCGCGCGGGCCGAACTGATCGGCCGGCTCGCCCCCGGCCGGATGCTCGCGGTGCCGCTGCCCGAGTCGCGGGTCCGCCCGCTGCTCGGCGAACGGCTCTCCCTGGCCGCGGTCAACGGGCCTGAGCTGTGCGTCCTGTCCGGAGAGCCGGACGCGATCGCCGCCGTCGAGGCCGACCTGGCCGCCGAGGGCGTCGCCGCCCGCCGGCTCAACGCCACGCACGCCTTCCACTCCGTCATGATGGAACCGCTCGTCGAGGAGTTCACCCGGCTGGTCGCCGGCTTCGCGCTCAAGCCGCCGTCCGTCCCGTACCTCTCCAACGTGACGGGTGACTGGATCACGGACGAGCAGGCCACCGACCCCGGCTACTGGGCCCGGCACCTGCGCGAGCCGGTCCGGTTCGCCGACGGCGTCCGCAAGCTGTGGGACGAGCCGGACCGGGTCCTCCTCGAAGTCGGCCCTGGCTCCACGCTCGGCGGCATCGCCCTGCGCAACCGCCCCGCCGAGGACGCCGCGGCCCAGCTGGTGCTCGCCACGCTGCCCCCGTCCTTCGACCGGCGCCCGGCGGCCGCCTTCCTGCGCGGCACGCTCGGCAAGCTCTGGCTCGCCGGGGTCCCGGTGCGGTGGCCCGCCCTCGACGGCGGCCCGGTCCGGGTCGCCCTCCCGACCACTCCGTTCGACCTGCGCGAGCACCGCGTCACGCCCCGCTGGGAGACCGAGCAGGCGCCGCCGGCGGCCCCCGCGCTGGTCCGCAAGGAGAACCTCGCCGAGTGGTTCTCCGTACCGGCCTGGGAACCGCTGCCGCCGCTGCTCGCCGGGGCCGGCGCCGCCGGAGAGCCCACCGACGAACCCGCCGACTGGCTGGTGTTCCTCGACGACCACGCGGTCGGCGACCACGTCGTCGCCCGGCTGACCGGGCGCGGACACCGGGTGGTGACGGTCCGGGCCGGCGACGCCTGGCACGAGCTTGGCGACGGGCGCTACACCGTACGGCCCGACCGCGCCGAGGACTACGCCGCCCTGCTGCGCGAGCTCGACCGGGCCGGCGCACTGCCGCGGCACATCGTGCACTGCTGGACCGTGACCGGCCCCGACGACGTCCCGGACCCCGGCGAGCTCCGCCGGCGGGCCTTCGACAGCCTGCTGTTCCTGGCCCAGGCGCTCGGCGCGACCGGCGCCGCCGGCGAGGTCGACGTCACGGTCGTCTCCAGCGACCTGCACCCGCTGCACGGCAGCGGCTCGCAGCCGGGCAAGGCCCTGCTGCTCGGCCCCACCCAGGTCTGGCCGCGCGAGTCGGCCGGCGTCGCCTGCCGCAGCGTGGACATCAGCCTCACCGCCCCCGCGAGCCGCCGTGACGTGCCCCGGGCCCTGGACGCCCTCGTGGCGCAGCTGCACCAGCCCGTCACCGACCACCAGATCGCGCTGCGCGGCACCGGCCGCTGGCGGCGGGTGTTCCTGCCCGCCCCGGTCGACCGCACCGAGCAGCCCCATCCCCGGCTGCGCCCGGGCGGCACCTACCTGATCACCGGCGGTCTGGGCGGCATGGCCCTGGAGCTGGCCGGGCACCTGGCCCGGACGGCCGGTGCCAACCTGGTGCTGGTCGGCCGGCACGGGCTGCCGCCCCGCGAGGAGTGGGACGCCCTGACCGCCGGGACGGGCACGGACGCCACGCTCGTCCGGCGGATCGAGCGGGTACGGAGCCTCGAGGAGTCCGGCGCCCGCGTCGAGGTCGTCCGCGCCGACATCACCGACGGCCCGGCCGTGGCCGCGGCGATGCGGCACGCCGTGGAGCGCTTCGGGGCCGTGCATGGCGTCGTGCACGCCGCGGGAGTGCCCGGCGGCGGCCTGATGCAGCTCAAGGACCCGGCGGCGGCCGCCGAGGTGCTCGCCCCGAAGGTGGAGGGCACGCTCGCGCTCCTCGACGCCTGCCGCCAGGTCGCGGCGGACCTGGACTTCGTCGTCCTGTGCTCCTCCCTGCTCTCCGTCACCGGCGGGCTCGGGCAGGTGGACTACTGCGCGGCCAACGCCTTCCTGGACGCCGTCGCCCACCACCACGACGCCCTCGGCGACCTGCCGGTCACGGCGATCGACTGGGACGCCTGGCGCGAGGTCGGCATGGCCGAGCGCACGGTCGGCGGGTCCGCCGGGGCGAACCCCGGCGCCGGCGCCGCCGCGGAGACCGGCCATCCGCTGCTCACGCGCCGGCTCACCGCCACCGAGCGGCACGCGGTCTACGCGGCCGACTTCAGCGCGGACCGCAGCTGGCTCGTCGACGAGCACCGCATGCTGGGCCACCCGGTCGTCCCCGGCACCGGTCACCTGGAGCTGGTCCGGGCTGCGGTGGCCGAGCACTCCGGCCGGGAGCCGCGGGAGCTGTCGGACATCACCTTCCTCTCCCCGATCGTGGTGGACGAGAACCGGCCCCGCGAGGTCCGGGTGGTGCTCGACCGCAGCGGAGACGCCTCTACGTTCTCCGTGGTCAGCCGGTACGACGGCAAGGCCGCCTGGCAGCTCAACTCGACCGGCCGGGCGACCGTCGGCGACCGGGGGGACCGGCCGGACACCGAGCGCCGCCACGCCGAGCGCCTGGACATCGCGGCCCTGACCGGGCCGGACGGCCTGCGCCCGGTGGAACGTCCCGTGCACGAGGGCCCGATGGGCTTCGCGGGCCGCTCGCTGTGCCTGGAGCGGATGTACGCCGGCGACCGGGAGTACCTGGCCCTGCTCGCGCTCCCGGAGCGGTACGCCCACGAGGTCCCGGAGCTGGCCCTCCACCCGTCGCTGATGGACCTCGCGACCGCCTTCGTCGGGGTGCACGCGGCGAAGGAGTTCCGCATTCCCATCTCGTACGGCCGGGTCACCCAGTACGCCCCGCTCACCGCCCGCGTCTACAGCCACCACCGCTATGCCGTGGCCGACGACCCGGCGCTCGAGACCCTCTCCGCCGACGTGACGATCACCGACGAGGACGGGCGTGTGCTGGTCGTCGTCGAGGGATTCGTCCTGAAGCGGACCGGTGACCTCACCGAACGCCTCGCGGGCCTGCGCAGCGGTACGTCCGAGGA from Streptomyces fradiae includes:
- a CDS encoding L-aspartate oxidase; translation: MTDPRWAARADLVVVGTGVAGLTAALTAAELGLRVLVVTKGGPGDGNTRHAQGGVAVVLPAAHEPGDTVGRHARDTHVAGAGLCEQDAVERIVTYGPDAVERLRRTGARFDTGDDGALARTREGGHSAFRILRAGGDATGAEVERALLAAARDRRVAVLTGHTALDVLRTPGGAVAGLAVLDSAAVPGLISAPAVLLATGGLGQLYRATSNAEGATGDGLALALRAGASLADLEFVQFHPTVLFTGPGAHGRRPLVTEAVRGEGGVLVDTRGERVMAGVHPLADLAPRDVVAAAITRRMAETGSDHVLLDATHLGPEAFRRRFPTVHAMCAAAGVDPSREPIPVAPAAHFACGGVVATVDGRTEVPGLYAAGEVARTGLHGANRLASNSLLEGLVVGERAARAAAADLRDRAPADPDAAGWPDRTAPAAVADRAVLQRTMTRHAGIGRTAAGLAEAAGTVAAVSHRHPLDSARAVEDAALTLVADALLAAAAERRETRGCHVRTDFPDTDDTAWGRSTTVRLAESTGRPVVNRPVPVGGAA
- a CDS encoding acyl carrier protein, whose protein sequence is MNATLDELRSILMELGVAEDELTPGCRLRSGLALDSTETAQLELEIEERLRARVDLWDRHDYSLAELAGAIDREAGNAAGAGAEAAGEGAR
- the nadC gene encoding carboxylating nicotinate-nucleotide diphosphorylase — encoded protein: MIAEVWSPATDERLCAAGVDVEDARRVVVTALEEDLRYGADATTDATVPAEAVTEAVVGSRQSGVLAGLPVALAVLDLVTGGRYEVAECRADGDRLGPGDVALRVTAPTRELLLAERTMLNLLCHLSGIATLTARWTDELAGTGCTVRDSRKTLPGLRLLEKYAVRRGGGENHRLGLGDSILIKDNHIVAAGSAGAALRAARAHAGQLPCEIEVTTLDELDEVLALGADEVMLDNFTVEQCAEAVRRRDAAGTRTRLEASGGLTLDVAAGYARTGVDLLAVGALTHSAPALDLGLDFAPHTEGGEGQR
- a CDS encoding (2,3-dihydroxybenzoyl)adenylate synthase, which translates into the protein MTDGTVRVPAERAEEYRRRGWWRPELVTDVALAASAAHPDRCAVVDGGDRLTYGELATAVDTAAARLRGLGIGRGDHVLVQLPNGLEYVVTTLALIRLGAPPVVALPALREHELEHVLSVTKPVALAVPRRSRRFDHLAMAERLRERHPGIRTLLVTREDRSTADPDVPVRTDTPARTDAPARTDAPAPAGLADLTALALGGVLPGVEAPNHGPRNAADEAAGDAPEPPSPRDNALFLLSSGTTGPPKAIPRPHEAFGHVIDSAAEVSGLTESSVYLAVMPASHSFVLGHPGILGTLSRGGRIVLDSPDDPRRTLALVEREGVTHCALAPAVLLQWLAAAEEGTEEGTYDLTSLQVLQIGGARLDATTARRVRERLGCQVQQVYGMSEGLLNFTRLDDPDAVVDETQGRPSAPGDDLLVVDESGREVGPGETGELLTRGPSVLAGYYGEDEGNARAFTADGYYRTGDLVRLHPSGNLVVAGRVKDVINRGGEKIPADELEAVVLTHPGVRAVAAVAMPHPLYGEAVCLFAVGTEDGLPALRVLRRHLEDKGLARYKLPERLVPVEALPLAGVGKVNKVALRAEAARLVAADRAARS
- the nadA gene encoding quinolinate synthase NadA translates to MPATSGTERAEDDLTPYGGVVADAAWRDEVLRLAEQHNAVILAHNYQLPEIQEIAHHVGDSLGLSRIAAECDADTIVFCGVHFMAETAKMLAPEKRVIIPDARAGCSLADSITAAELREWKAEHPGAVVVSYVNTTAEVKAETDICCTSSNAVEVVESIPADREVLFCPDQFLGAHVKRETGRQNMHIWAGECHVHAGINGPELADQAAANPDADLFVHPECGCATSALYLAGEGIVPEERVRILSTGGMLDAARETGARSVLVATEIGMLHQLRKAAPEIDFRAVNERASCRYMKMITPAALLRALREGADEVHVDPEVAARGRESVRRMIAIGRPGGGE